One segment of Castanea sativa cultivar Marrone di Chiusa Pesio chromosome 3, ASM4071231v1 DNA contains the following:
- the LOC142629795 gene encoding putative RNA-dependent RNA polymerase 1, whose amino-acid sequence MDNIAMYFGYQTSREKFSVLWKQENVSVRYNLEKRKLYFFFSYLSEEYKLEISYENIWQIEQYRPHGQAKKFLLIQLLGAPRIFLKDHTGHWVREVDLTPSCYIGQSSALCLELPRKGWIPKFYGDFVSYKKNEGPFGLKHGSALSCSSSLVSIVNPPEGFDLPYKILFKINSLIQHGCLPGQAIDASFYRLVDPKRIKIEYIESALDKLSHVKEHCYEPGNWLKEQYKKYATSRRLPKSTTMSLDDGLVYVHRVQVTPCKVYFCGPEVNLSNRVLRNYPDDIDNFLRVSFVDEDMDKLHATVLSPCASSENGERRTGIYDRILSTLRNGITIGGKKFEFLAFSTSQLRDNSVWMFASRTGLTATDIRKWMGDFHEIRNAAKYAARLGQSFGSSRETLSISRQEVENIPDIVAVAGGIRYCFSDGIGKISAELAREVATKCGLKNSVPSAFQIRYGGYKGVVAVDPTSSKKLSLRESMCKYKSENVTLDVLAWSRYQPCFLNRQIITLLSNLGVMDRVFEKKQKEAIDQLDAMLTDPLSSQEALELIFPGESTRVLKEMLLCGYQPDAEPFLSMMLQTFRASKLLELRLKSRIFIPNGRCMMGCLDETRTLEYGQVFVQISRSSRQLSNDFSHMFRSSSSDPNNLIFEGDVVVAKNPCLHPGDVRVLKAVDVPALHHLADCVVFPQKGRRPHPNECSGSDLDGDLYFVCWDPDLIPPRQIQPMEYIGVPTKPLDHDVTIEEVQEFFADYILNDRLGIIDNAHTAFADRNHSRAMSSQCLQLAQLHSIAVDFTKSGVVVEIPDYLRVKKYPDFMEKPDKSTYESKRVLGKLYREVKDHASPTSPVTPFTSDVAKQCYDPDMEVDGFEDYINDAFNYKQEYDYKLGGLLDYYGIETEAEILSGQILTMSKSFNKRRDLEQINYSVMALRKEARSWFNEGSESDTDTDIVKAKAKAKASACYHVTYHHSYWGRCNEGMDRAYFLSFPWCVFDKLIQIKKDKLSNIIARDFSGWED is encoded by the exons ATGGATAATATAGCGATGTACTTCGGGTATCAAACTTCAAGGGAAAAATTTTCTGTGCTATGGAAACAGGAAAATGTTTCTGTCAGATATAACTTGGAAAAGAGAAAATTGTACTTCTTTTTCTCATACCTTTCTGAAGAGTACAAGCTTGAAATCTCTTATGAGAACATTTGGCAGATTGAGCAATATCGTCCACATGGTCAAGCTAAAAAGTTTCTTCTAATTCAG TTACTTGGAGCTCCTCGGATTTTTTTGAAAGATCATACTGGTCATTGGGTTCGAGAAGTTGATTTGACTCCGTCGTGCTACATTGGCCAATCTTCCGCTCTATGTTTGGAGCTTCCACGAAAGGGCTGGATTCCAAAATTTTATGGAGATTTTGTCTCttataagaaaaatgaaggCCCTTTTGGTCTGAAGCATGGTTCTGCTCTCTCTTGCAGTTCAAGTCTAGTCTCTATTGTGAATCCACCCGAAGGCTTTGACTTGCCTTATAAAATCTTGTTTAAGATCAACTCCTTAATTCAACATGGCTGTCTTCCTGGGCAAGCAATTGATGCCAGTTTTTATCGGTTAGTTGATCCTAAGAGAATAAAAATTGAGTATATAGAAAGTGCCCTAGACAAACTGTCTCATGTGAAAGAACACTGCTATGAACCTGGAAACTGGCTTAAGGAGCAGTACAAAAAATATGCCACATCGAGGCGACTTCCTAAAAGTACTACTATGTCTTTAGATGATGGGTTGGTATACGTACACAGGGTTCAAGTAACTCCCTGTAAAGTATATTTCTGTGGTCCAGAGGTGAATCTCTCAAATCGCGTGTTACGCAATTATCCTGATGATATTGATAACTTTCTTCGTGTTTCTTTTGTTGACGAGGACATGGATAAACTGCATGCAACAGTTTTATCTCCATGTGCATCTTCGGAAAATGGGGAGAGGCGAACGGGCATCTATGACAGGATATTGTCCACTTTACGAAATGGTATAACTATTGGTGGTAAGAAGTTTGAGTTTCTTGCATTTTCAACCAGTCAATTACGAGATAATTCTGTTTGGATGTTTGCTTCTAGAACTGGCCTCACTGCAACAGATATCAGAAAGTGGATGGGTGATTTTCATGAGATTAGGAATGCAGCAAAATATGCTGCCAGACTGGGTCAATCATTCGGCTCTTCAAGAGAAACATTGAGCATTAGTAGGCAGGAAGTTGAAAATATTCCTGATATAGTAGCTGTAGCGGGTGGAATCCGATACTGTTTCTCTGATGGTATAGGTAAGATATCTGCAGAATTGGCTAGAGAGGTGGCTACAAAATGTGGCCTCAAAAATTCTGTTCCATCTGCATTTCAGATTCGATATGGCGGGTACAAAGGTGTCGTGGCTGTTGATCCAACTTCTTCAAAGAAGTTGTCATTGAGAGAGAGCATGTGTAAGTACAAATCAGAAAATGTTACACTAGATGTCTTGGCATGGAGTAGGTATCAGCCTTGTTTTCTTAATCGTCAGATAATCACTCTTTTGTCTAACCTTGGAGTTATGGATCGAGTTTTTGAAAAGAAGCAAAAGGAGGCTATAGATCAACTAGATGCTATGTTAACAGATCCGTTGAGCTCACAGGAGGCATTGGAATTGATATTCCCAGGAGAGAGCACAAGGGTTCTAAAGGAAATGCTTTTGTGTGGTTATCAACCTGATGCAGAACCATTTCTTTCAATGATGCTACAAACATTTCGTGCATCTAAGTTGCTAGAATTACGTCTCAAAAGTAGGATATTCATTCCAAATGGAAGATGTATGATGGGATGTCTTGATGAAACCAGGACATTGGAGTATGGTCAAGTATTTGTGCAAATTTCTCGCTCTAGTAGGCAGCTCTCCAATGATTTCTCCCATATGTTTCGCAGCAGCAGCTCAGATccaaacaatttaatttttgagggtGATGTAGTTGTTGCTAAAAACCCCTGTCTACATCCCGGAGATGTGCGTGTTCTAAAGGCTGTTGATGTTCCGGCTTTGCACCACCTGGCAGATTGCGTTGTTTTTCCGCAAAAGGGAAGGAG ACCTCATCCAAATGAATGTTCTGGGAGTGACTTGGATGGAGATCTGTACTTCGTCTGTTGGGACCCTGATCTTATTCCTCCTCGGCAAATTCAACCAATGGAGTATATCGGAGTACCAACTAAGCCACTCGATCATGATGTTACAATAGAG GAAGTACAAGAGTTTTTTGCCGACTACATACTCAACGACCGTTTAGGAATCATCGATAATGCCCACACTGCCTTTGCTGATAGGAATCACAGTAGGGCAATGAGTTCTCAATGTCTTCAGCTTGCACAACTACATTCAATTGCGGTTGACTTCACAAAAAGTGGTGTTGTAGTCGAAATACCCGATTATCTGCGTGTTAAAAAATATCCAGATTTCATGGAAAAGCCTGATAAAAGCACCTACGAATCAAAACGGGTGCTTGGAAAGCTTTATCGAGAGGTGAAAGACCATGCATCGCCCACAAGCCCCGTAACACCCTTCACCTCGGATGTAGCAAAGCAGTGCTATGATCCTGACATGGAAGTAGATGGCTTCGAGGACTACATCAATGATGCTTTCAATTACAAACAGGAGTACGATTACAAGCTGGGGGGTTTGCTGGATTATTATGGGATTGAAACTGAAGCTGAAATACTCAGCGGGCAAATATTGACAATGTCAAAATCTTTTAATAAGAGGAGGGATCTGGAACAAATCAATTATTCTGTAATGGCACTAAGAAAGGAAGCTCGGAGCTGGTTCAACGAGGGAAGTGAGTCAGATACTGACACTGATATAGtcaaagcaaaagcaaaagcaaaagcatcGGCATGTTACCATGTTACATATCACCATAGCTATTGGGGTCGCTGCAATGAGGGAATGGATAGAGCTTATTTCCTCAGTTTTCCATGGTGTGTCTTTGACAAGCTTATCCAGATCAAGAAGGATAAATTAAGTAACATCATAGCTCGAGACTTTTCTGGATGGGAGGATTAG